ttatgaacaATGGTCAGtaaaaaaagctaaacaaggaagagtagattcagagttcttgttttaaaaagaaaaaaggggaaatactatgggataatgctcttgtacactgtaaagatttgtcactcatattaatttaataaattgccagttggccagtagccaggcaggaagtataggctgagCAAtctaagaaaattctgggaaaaggaaaggtagagagtcagtcaccagcgagatgcagaggaagcaagatgaaaatgcccggctgagaaaaggtaccaagccatgtggctaaacatagacaagaattatgggttaatttaagttgtaagagctagtttataataaccctgagctaataggccaaactgtttataattaatataagcttctgtatgtttctttgggactgagcagctgtggaaccaggtgggacagaaacttccatctacagggctgggtagagagagatgaagggggTTCCATAGTGGAGTGAAGCAAGTAATGGTGGAGTGAAAGTGGGTACTACAGTCAGACAGTCAGAACAGCCTGTTactggagaggaggaagcagctgagagAGCTGAAGATGAGCAGTTGTGTGTTGAGATCAGTAGAGTGGAGGCTTGTTAGCAGGGTCCTGAATAGGGGAAGTTTCCTCTAGTTCAGACTTAGGGAGAAGGAGCGGAGTTGGGGGAACAGGAAGAACAAATGGAAGAGTTTGGCTTTGGAATTAAGGCAAGAAAATGCTTGGATATAAGACACCTCCTCCAACCTGCCCAATTGCTGGCAAAAGTTGGCAAAGGCCCTGTATAAGATTGGGATCCAGGCTATCGGTAGGCAGACATTTTGATTGATTATCTAATGAGTCGTCCATACTTGACTGAAAAGGCATACAATTTTGGAAGCTCTTACGTTGGGTGCTGAGTGTAGAAGTCTGAGGTTTTCTGAGAGGCATTCCAGTGGGGAGCTTGGAGATCCTGACAATGACACAGttcccatgagtgaggcagagacagaagatccAATAGCCTGGAATCCCTAGAATCCCGAGAATTCAGGGAGGATCAAATTAAATGGGCACAGGCTGTCTGGTGTGTTGTCACACAAAGAGCAGGGCCGGAGGGCTCCAAGCCTGAAAGAGAGACATGGTTACCTGGTACCAGGACTTGGTGGTGCCAACACATGAGAAACCATGCTCAAGAGAGTGGCCAGAAGTGAGTGTGGGCGATGAGGGTCAGCTGTATCCTTGAAGAGTGTGGTTGGAGGTTTTCCACCTCCAAGAACACCAGAGGGGTACCAGACGCTCAGCAGTCACTCCCATGGATCCAAGGAAGGGGTTACGCTGGCCAGGAGAAGGGAAACTTACCGACTGTGCCGGTGTTGGTTGGAGGGCCCAGTGATAGATCAGGTGAAAGGTGAGCCTGTAGTGGGTAGACTGGGAGCTGGATCCCCGTGTGTCTCAAACTGCCTGTAGGTGGAAGGGGGGCCACCAGGAGAGCCTGCTACTGTTGTTCTGTGGTGTGGTGCAGTGGCAAGAACAAAAGTTATACCAGACAACAGAACACATGTGAGAAGTTTacttggggaagagaagggagagggcaaCAGTAGAGACAAGAGtggtggaagagagagggagacatgATAGGGGTCTCTGCACAGGGAGAGCTCTAGGTAATGGCTGTGGCTTGTGACATATTCTGTCAGAACCCTTAGAGCCTGCCAGTGTAGGTGCCTGAGTACTAACCAGCACCTGTGCATAAGGAGTGCTCTTGTGGCTGCAGTTGAGAATCCTAAGGGCGGGCCAGCATAATGCTTGAATGCTAACAACTCCCCTACCCTTCTAGTTTCTAATGTTGTGATTAATACCATTCCCAAGGCATTTTGGTGGAAGAAAGGATTCTGAGTTGCAGTCCGATCCCAGGAAAACTAGcttaggaactgaagcagaaaccatgaaggaatcTGCTGAGTGGGTGGCTCACTGGCTTCTGCTCAGCTAGTTTTCTTAATCAACCTAGTATCGTCATTGTCATCgttgtgtgtccccccccccccgaggtaCATGCATAGTACATCCAATCATCAATCAAAACAAAATCACAGGCCAATCTCATCAAAAATTCTTCAACTGATgatccctcttcccaggtgtctctatgtgtcaaattgacaataacAACTAAAGAAGACAGCTACCCCTTCCTTCTGACCCATCTATCTTCCCAATTAGTTCCTCTTCTACTTCCCTGTCTTTTTTGGATGGGGATGACCTAATGAGTTTTGTTAGGGTTTTTTATTGTCTGAGTTTGGGTAAGGGGTTATACAGGAGCACTGACACCTTAACAGTGGCTACAccactaaagaaaatgtctttcctcCACCAGCAACAGTTAAAACTACCTTCAATAGAGGTTAACAGACTAGTTAATAGATTCTTCATTAGGGGTGGAGCCTTGTGAGCCCATCCCTCCTACATGATCAGATTTTGGTgtgtggtggtagcacatgcctttaatctcagcactcaggaagcagaggcaggcagatccctgtgagtttgaggccagcctggtctacaaagcaagttccaggacagccagggctacacagagaaaccctgtctcaaaaagccaaaaataaaaaataaaaaggcagcaTCCATGTCATTCCTGGAAGACAGCATTCTACAACATTCCACGGCATCCTCCGGTGCTTACATTATTTCTGCCCCTTCtgttgttccctgagccttggagggggtGATACGGCCGTCTCATATATGGCTGAGTAGGCAATCCCTTACTATTTTGACCAATCTAAGCTTGAACTTCTGaatttttatctccttttccTCACGTATCATTGACAATGCTGAGAAGTACAATATTGTGCAGCGGCGGGAAAGTCTGGTCAGCCACAAGCGTGTGCTGTTTCGGTTAATATTTGCCCTAACTGCTTTTGAAACACTCCTCTGATCTGTTGAAGATGAAAGTACAATCTCTGTGTTTATCTGGCAGTTTTGCTCAGGGATTGATGAATGCACTCATCATTACCCGCAGTATATTGCTTCATACTTAAGCGTCAGCACACGCTGTTCCATAAACGGCCCCCGTGTCATCATGTGAAACGATGCTGTTGCCGGGATCGTTCTGGAATAAGCATTCCAGCATCCGTGAGAATGGAAGAAGCTCTCACTGGCGGTCCAGAACCAGACTAGCTCCTGGAAGGCTTCCGTCCTGGGCCAGCTTGCCTTCTCATTTTGTACTGAAACCATGAGGTGAGCTGGGCTAGCAAGTGAGACTTTACAGAAGTAGATATGGCATCACCAGGATGTGAAGGGCAACGACCTTTCAGCTGTTTCTCCAGGACATTCTGTTCCAGGAAGCGAGTGAAGTCATGCTTGGTCAAACAGGCGCTACAAGCAGCGCTTCAAGTGCGTCGCTGACCGAATCAGTAAACCAGTATCTAATAATTGGTCTTTTCTACTTTATTCTACTGCAATATaagggaacattttaaaatgctgttttactgctctgtatgtgtgtttatatatgattACATGTATAAGTGGACACTTGTACGCCACGGGGTGTATGTGGAGACCaggggacagcttgcaggagttagctctgtttcagtttgttttgaggcagggttgctCTTGTTCCTGCCATGCTCTATACTACAGGCTAGCTAGCTGCTCCACAAGCTTACAGACACTTCTTTCTTGGAATGGGAGTGTTGCAACTATAGACATACCACCACATCCGGCTCTTTCACAGGGGTGGCAGGCGTGGGGTTTGGGTTtccaggcttgtacagcaagtgttcttacctgctgagccattttgtcgCCCTGCAAACGTGTTTGAATGGAAAATTCTGTTAAACACAAATTTCCCACTTGGGGCTAGAGAAAATGCTCAGCCATTGAGAgcagttgttgctcttgcagaagaccagggttcagttcccagaacacacatggtagttcacaaccatccataactccagttccagatgatcctatgccctcttctgactgctACAGGTACTAGGCATGTCCATGGTGTGCATAGAACATGCAGGGGGAACACTCcgcacaaaatgaaataaatctctaaaaagtAAAAACGAAGCAGCAATGATAAATACGCCACCACTTAAGAAGCAAAACTGTGGCAGTTTGTCTCCATATAGCTAGTGAAATAAACCCTGGACAAACTTTACCAGACCCTGACCGAAGCCCCGTGTTGAAACTCCACAGTCCCTTACCCATCATTGCCATTGCCAAACTCAGTCGTTGACTATGACTCACATCGTGGCAGCTGGGCAAAGCAGTTTCTAAAGATAAAATGTCCTTGCTTGGACTACCAGCTCCAGGAGGGAGAAACTGCAGGCCTGGATGTAGCCCCAGGAGTTGTATTTCCCAAGCTTCCCATATAACCCCAAGGATCCCTTCCCCTTGGCAGACACTCCGTGACCACTGTGCCTGCCCACTGATGTCTGAAACAGCCAGTCCAGTTGCTGAGTCAGTGTCTCTagtctctttcctgcttcctccgaCCTAACACAACAGTGACAGTTTCAGTGGTGGCCTGTGGTTGGTTCCATATTCAGTTGTTTTGTGACGAGGCCTCACTATGTCTCCctgactagcctagaacttgctctgtatgccaggctggcctcaaatttgcagagacccagctgcctctgcctactaGTGCTGCagttaaagctgtgcaccacgtGCCTGGCTAACAACAGAGACTCTCTTAACCTAGTGTGGCCTCTGAAAAGCACTCCTGTTTCTACCATGTGGAAAAAATACTCTCTCCACAATGAGCCAAATGTCTGAAAACCATGTCATTCCTTCCACAGATGGATAAACATCAgaaaagggatttaaaaaaaaaaaagccattccaACCAAAAACACGTATTCATGATTTCACTGGTGTTTTctcaccttttctgtttcttgtagCTCTGATTTCTAGCCTCCTTTGGAGTGGTAGTCGGGGATTGTTACATAGaatattaacaaatgaaaaaaatctgagttCTAGAAACCAACATATTCCTGTAGCATAGTATAAATCCATCATTTTCAGAATCTATTCCTGGACACTTCCAGCTGTATAAATCATGCTACAAACTGACATCTCCTATAACAAAGTTGAGTTTTCACAAGGCCTTATTTTCCACCAAACCTAATGCATTAGCTACTTACGTGGTGAGCAGTTCATTCATGAAGTACAGCTGGGACATCTCtgaaaaaagggagagaaagaggaagcaggaggttcCTTTGGGCAGATGGTACACGGCTGTGTTAAGGACCCAGCTCCATTGGGAAGCTGTGGCCCGGGGAGAATGAGCAGCCTGCTTGAGCAGCCTGcttcctgttgtggaatattatttgaagatgCGTAACGTTCatttctgctgtggaatattgcTCTGTTGCATTCTCTTatgtggcatttgtttaactctgtgaagctgtgtttagcctgcctaaaacacctgaatggtctaacaaagagctgaacagccaatagctaggcaggagagagaactaGGTGGGACAGGCAGgcggagaggaaaggaggagaaatcaAGGCTCAGGAGAAGAAGAGGGTGCCAgaggccagccactcagccagtcgcagagtaagaaggaaagagaggtatagagaagagggaaaggaaaagcccaggggcaaagggtagatgggataatttcagttagaaaagctggctagaaacaagccacgTTAAGGCCAGGCACCCATAAGTGAGAATAAGTCTCCAGGTATCTATCTGGGATTTGGGTGGTGGGCTCCCAAAgcgtaaaaagaaacaaacaaacaaacaactatatTTTGCATTCCAATGTGGGCCTATGTAGAGCCCGAGAAAGCTACAAAAAGGGGTGGGATACAGCTGCTTTAGGAAATTCTGCTCTGGCAAATGGACAGCACGAGAAAACACCATCTTGAGTGAGagaacccaaacccagaaagacaaatatactatctaatcactcataagtagataatagacataaagcaaagaacaaccaGCCTATAGGCCTCAACTCTAGAAAACCTAGgtagcaaagaggaccctaagagagacaaacatggatccgCCTAGGAAgtggaaaaaagacaagatctcctgagtaaattgggagcatggagggcagaggagagggtggaagggaaggggaggaatgCATAGCACATTTCTgtccaaacaattaaaatgagatggatttaataaaaaaagaaaagaaactctgctCTCCAGCAGAGTACTTAAACAGACCTTTTCACActaagcagaaacaaacaaacaaaaaacaagtaaaaaatgtCTACCAAATTGCAGGCCACTGGCATTCCAGAGCTGGAGGACTGAATGCAGTTCCTGGGTAAACACACCTCTGACAGAGCAGCAAGCTATAGGAAATCCAATTTTCTCAGTCCATATGTTGAAGAGATAGATTGTCTGTCATTATGTGCTTTGTAAGCATTTTcatgcacagagaaagaaagtatggaaggaagggagggagaggaggagggaaggaagaaagggggacaataggagggaaggaaagagcacATTCGCCAATGGACTAGATTATAAAGGACCCAGAAATAAAGCCACACAGCTAAAGCCACACGATTGTGGGCAAAGGCGCCCAAAGCAATGCTGGCTCAAAGGCCACCTCTTCAACATAGGAACTGGGAAAACTGGGTTTCCACACGAAAAATCCTGAAACTAGGGCTGAGCTCATGAGgcccacccctccctgaggatCCACAGGCAGTTAAAGGTTGCTGGTGAAGAGAGACATTTTCCTCAGTGCTGTAGCCACTGGGGAGGTGCCCAGGTTCCTATCAGCAATCCAAATAAAACTCACCGGGCCATGCACGCAGAAGACATGGAAGTAGAATTccgcaggaggaggaaggaaatgcgGCTCCAGCCTCCCAGCATGGATAGGACAGCCGAGGCCTCTGCTCTAGTGCACTGAACAGATTCTCAACCTCTCCAGTGTGCTGAGGACCATTGCTGGATTACACAGCCCCTACCATGTAAACACTCTCACAAATCCCCTTTGATAAAACAGATCCCTTCTCAAAGCTTGTTACCCTAGAGAACCCCAACACAATGTCCTaacagctggagagagagagaccttcccttccctctcctcttagTTTTACTAGGCTAGTTGGATGGAGCCCACAGGTGACAGATCTTCCCACTCAGCCCACGGACTCGTATGCCGGCTGATCTCCTCCAGAAGGCCCACCTAGCCTCTATAGTCTGGATAAGGCATGAACCCTAAGAGTCCATGTGCTGGAAGCTTGCCAGGGCAGGGAGACGATGTGAGGTCTTTAAGAGGTGACTCCTAGGGGAAGGTCCTTAGGTCATACGGTCACCACCCTTGGAAGGCAGTGATTTTTTTGCCTCAATCTCCTGAGCACCCTGAGTGATCACAAAAGCAAGTGGCTATGACTCCTTCCCCCAAACTGCTATGCCTTCTTGCTAACACTATGACTCCGGCACAAATGCTTCCACCACGGTGTCACCACGATCACCATCTGCTTTCAGGCCTTTCCAAGAGGCCAAACCAATGGCACTACCTCTAAAATGCTGAGCTAAAAagccctcttttctttataaagttggCCTCCCTCAAGCCTTTTATTATAGTAGCTGAAAGTAAAATAGCATACCAGCTGATTACTCCCTAATCCAGTCAAACTGACAACTAAAATTAGACATTGCaaccagagaagaaaattatttgcCCAGTTCAGAACCACAGAGAGCTGTACTAGTTTTAAGACTACTGTCTAATTATCTTAGCTTTTTCATGTAAGTCCTATCTCCACTGTGCCTTTTTGGACAGGTAAGGGAATTGGCGTTGGTTCCCAAAATCCACatgtgttggcagaggtttctgtcccacctggtcccacatctgttcagttccaaagaaagcacacagaggtctacattaattacagaCTAGTTGACCTAttatctcaggtttcttattaactcttacatcttaaattagcccataactcttgtctgtgtgAGCCACGTGACTTgctaccttttatcagtgaggcgttctcatcttgcttcccctgtgtctgggtgatgactgcagcctgagccttttctcttcccagaattcttttgttcttgttgctcGGGCTGGTCATCCTGCCTGGTCTATAcattccacctatacttcctgcccagctacctgccaatcagcattttattagaatacaaataacaatctttacagggtacaagaccattgtcccacagcacacattGGAGAGAAGTGGCTCCTAAAGCCCTCCAACCTCATCCCCCAAAACAACTGATAGGTGGTTTAAAAAATATAAGGCCATACCAGATCTGGGAAAGGTCAAGCCAATCTGCCTTCTGGCCTGGAGAGGAAGAGGCTCACAGGCCCCATCCATCCTGAGGAACTATTTGAAAGTGATGGCTGCAGGGAAGGGAGAGACGGTTCTGCTCAGGAATGTGAACTCTGGAGTTGCCATGCTCTATGGTGGTCTTACACCAGGTCCAGATGGGCTGCAGTTAACCAGACTCTtacccctttcttcccctccgctcccctcccttctttcctcctcacaCTCcacctcttccatctcttttgctcttttctttcttttttttttttgtttttgtttttgtttttgtttttcgagacagggtttctctgtggttttggagcctgtcttggaactagctctgtagaccaggttggtctcgaactcacagagatccgcctgcctctgcctcccaagtgctgggattaaaggcatgcgccaccaccacccggcttcttttGCTCTTTTCAAGGGATAGGGtttgctatgttgcccaggctctcctgacctctgggactgcagcaatcctcctgcctcagcttcatgaGTAGCGGAAACTACAGGTGCTGCCGCCACACCCAGTTTATAACTTAATTCTCGAACAGCTTCTTCAACAAGACTGTAAAGTTATTCTGAGCATCACCTTCTGGGCATCTGGCTACTTGCCAGTGGGCTActgatcctctgcctccttttGTCAAAGCtggggggttgtgtgtgtgggttctctggccagccagcctagcctactgtGTAGATTTCAGGCCGGCGAGAGACCccgggtcaaaaaaaaaaagtagagagtgTTTGCGAAGCAACACAtggagttgtcctctggcctccaaacacatatgtacatatgtacatgcaacctacacacacacacacacacacacacacacacacacacacagacatacacacacaccatccccaCCACCCAGCAGCCCCCAGgagcaacagaaaagagaagcagcTGAACTTGGGGGTGCGTCCTTGGTTTGAATCCCCGCTCCACCACATGGCCCCTCCGAGCCTCACCTGCCTCTACCGGAGGCCGCTGGTGAACTTTTCTGACCTGCAACTAGCACCAGCTCCTTCTGAAGCCTCAAGAAAGGTTCTAGTCTCTTAtagtcacattaaaaaaaatcctggagagatggctcagaggttaagagcattgtctgctcttccaaaggtcctgagttcaattcccaacaaccacatggtggctcacaaccatctgtaatgagttctggtgccctcttctggcctgcagacatacacacagacagaatattgtatccacaatgaataagtaaataaatatctttaaaaaaaataaaaaaatataaaaaaatcctgTCTATGAACCACCACCCCCAAGTTATATCAGCTTCGGATCCCACTGGATCCCCCCAGCCCCACAGAACTGTTTGAGTAGGTTCTTTTTGTAAAGTACCTGGTGTATAGTAGATGCTCACTTAATGTTACTTTTCTCCAGGATGGCCCATAAAAAGGATGCAAAGACAGACAGGAACTCAGGTTGGCATGTTTGTTGGCTGCCCCTTTAATGTCCTGTGCCAGTATTCACTAGCCCAGCCTCACTCTAAGAGTGGGGTCCAGGGATGAGCAGGGAGGGGCGCTACAGACCCTGGCCCTTCGGGGAGGCACCCTTGCTGCCAATGTGGCTGTTGATCCATTCCAGGTAGCGGCTTACTTTGGTGTAAACACCATAGTTATTGAGTTGCCCGCAGCCCTCGCCCCAGCTCACCAAGCCCACCAGGAACCAGGTGCCCCGAAAGAAGACCACCATAGGTCCCCCACTGTCACCGTCACAGGCATCTCTGTTGTCACCAATGATGCCAGCACACAGCATGTTCTCTGAGACCACATGGTTCATGGCCTGGATGCAGTCATTTCGTGGGGCCACAGGGATGCGGATGAAGGTGAGGATAGAGGTGCGGTTTCTCCTGCCATCCTTGTCCTTGTCGGTTTGGTAGCCCCAGCCTGTCACCACCGTCTCCTGGCCGGCCTGAGTGAGCTCTCGCTCTGCCAGGCCATCGTTCGGCAGGCAGATGGGCACTATGGTCTTAGACAGAGTGGCTGGCTCAGCCAGGCGGAGCAGAGCAATGTCATTGTCACTGGTGATCCGACTGTAGTTAGGGTGGATGAGGACCTCCTTGATGTCCAGGTCCAATTCCCAGTGGTCCCTGCGGCGCAGATCGTACTCACCTGCAAGGCAAAGACGCTATCAAAGTAGGGTAGGCTGGGGGAGCCTACCTGACCGTGCTGCTTCTGCCGCCCAGCTGCGTGGTGCCCTGAACTGGGTCCCTGTTCCTCAGATCCTTAGAAGAGGTGAGTTTTCCTGCCAGGGGTATGAATAGTGGGCCCTTGGGCATAAGTTCCTAAGGGATAGGGGGCTGGTCTGCACTCAGAATTCACAGATGGAACAGTAAAATGAAGATCGAAAGAACAGAAAAGCCAGAGGCTCCTgtagacagaaagggaagagagagcaatCCTCCTAGAGAGACCAGCTCCAGGGCAGCAAGACCCAAAGACGAGCAGCAGCAAGATCCAAGGGGGAGcagcagcaagccccaggcatGCACTGCTAGCGAGAATGATCTGGACCACAGAGAAGAGACAGGTCCTCCCTGCCAGCTGATGGTTCTGGGAAGTAGGACCACGGGCCATTGTCCACACTGTAGGTGGTGTACAGCATATCAATTTTGTCAATCTCAGTGCACCCTTTCTTTTATTACATGTGtgcttacatatgtatgtatgtgtgtatgtatgtgcttgtgttcatagagggtgcgtgtgtgtgagggtgCATACAGAGGCCAAAAGTCAAtgtttggtgtcttcctcaattgctctccatcttataTTGGAGGCAGAATCTCTCATTGACGCTGAAGCTCACAGGTCCAGctacactgactggccagcagaCCCACGGgccctccttctctgcctttccGGCACTGGGATCAGTTATACTCTACCATGTCTGGATTCTAcatcggtgctgggaactgaactgaacaACTTTGactcacttttcttccttttggtatAGTGTCTGCTAAAAGGCCCTCCAGAAATGGTTACAGAGGAGGGCCTAGACGTGGGGACCCTCAGACTCTTGGGGGAGCAGCTAGCAAGACGGGCCAGCACTGCACAGCTTCACCCTGTCAGTTTATCTGGAGCTCACAAGGTGTCGTGGGGCTGACCATGGCTGGGTGCTGAGGCCCACGCAGAGCGGGCTCCgtaggagtgggagggaggagaccTGGATGTATGATGCTCTCACAAACGTGTGGACCTAGATCTGAAATGAGCACCAGAAATTTCCCAGCTGACTGGTGTCCCAGTGTGAGCCGGGGCTAGCACAgatgcctctgtcccccaagcgTCCTCTGAGGAGCCTGACTAAGAAGTGCCAGGATCTCACACCCTGGGACAGCAAGCCTGCTTCCCCTGCTCCGCCCAGGCCTCTGGCTGCTCGCGCCCAGCCTCCGCCTTACCGAGCCTCACAGTAAGCTTCTTGCTGTTCACCATGCAGTGGGCTGCcgtcagcacccaggaggcatgGATGAGTACGCCTCCACAGGCCAGCTTCTTCTTGGAGTCCAGAAGGATCGCCTGTAAGTGACATCGCAGGCTGCCTCACAGGACTCTCCCTCCGTATTCCCAGCCCTCCCCTGGGTTCCTGGTCCCACTGGCACGCATAGCCTTCAGGTCTTTCCCCggtgttttctgtttgtgacaCTGTTTGGTATCGCCTGTGTCAGGGACTCTTCCTGACATAGCCTATGCAGTTCCAATAGTCACCTTCCGCCATACCCACGTCAAAGCACTCTCGTGCTGGGGCTTGGGACAGGCCTTACATTCTCTGGGGAGCCTTTTTGGTACTCAGGCTGCTTGGGGCACCTCTCTCAGGCCTCCCTCTGCCCCTGTCCTGATGGGCATCCTGGTCCTCATCCTACTGAGCTATTTCCAGAGTTTCTAAGCTCCCCAAATTGATGAGCTGCTAGTCTGCTCCTCATTCCAGAGCCTGGCGAAGATGAGAAACAAGTAAATGTTTGCTCCGCATTGAAGTTGGGATGCTCAGGGTCATCTCTCCCTTCTCACTTTCTCCTACACTAGTGCCTTCTCCAGAAACATGGTCCCTACCTTAGTTCCCACCCACAAAagctctgtctctccatctcttcctcgaCACCGGAGCTCTTCCTCCTGTTTGCTCCCACCTATGCTGTGCTGGCCAGTTctatgtcagcttgacaccagctagagttatctgaaaggagggaacctcagctgacaAGATGCCCCATAAGACCCAACAGGGGGGGGGGCATCTTCTTAAGGAGACTGATGGAGAATggcacagcccattgtgggcgggGCAACACGTTGGCTGGACTCCTGCGTTCTagaaaaaagcaggctgagcaagcgtGGAgggaaagccagtaagcagcacccctccatggcctctacatcaatTTCTGtccccaggtccctgccctgcttgagtccctgtcctgatttcctctgttgatgaactgtgatgtagaAATGTAAGCCAAACTCTTTGCTACTCAtatttctttggtcatggtgttttgtcacagcaacagtaactGTAACTAAGACACTTGCCTTTCCCTGCACGTGCCCATTCCAGCTCCAACCCCAGCCCCCTGCCCATACACTTCcccctctgaccccccccccccccccgccccctcaAGCAGCAACACTTCTCTCACGCCAGCAGGGGTCCCAGAAGACTCTCTCTCCTCCATGCCCTCACCTGCCAAGGACTGTCTCCCTGCTTCGTCAGTGTTCCGTTGACAATCCTTGGATCTTGTTCTAGTTCATCTTCTGGGTCTGTGTCCCTGTTCTTGCGTTTCTTCTCCATCCGCCTCCCCAGCTTTCCGCAAGGAAAATTCACTGAGAGTAAAAGAGAGGTGGTAAAGGGTCTCCCTGGCATGACTCCCAAGGCCTTCTCATCTGTCTGTAGGCTAAGCTGCCACCGCGGAGGATTCACAGAGTACGGCTTGGGACTCAAAATCAAATAGTGCCACCTACCGGCAAGAACGGGCCAAGCACTGTTACTACCTAAGTGTCCCTGAGCTGCTGCTGAAAGATATCGCGGATTCACTATACTCCAGGGTTATGGATGATCGATTGTCCCC
This sequence is a window from Microtus ochrogaster isolate Prairie Vole_2 chromosome 18, MicOch1.0, whole genome shotgun sequence. Protein-coding genes within it:
- the Proc gene encoding vitamin K-dependent protein C isoform X1 codes for the protein MAAPGRNCSFSLAHPGVSSSRMWQVRIFLLFLAAWGISSTPLADPVFSSSERAHQVLRAKRANTFLEEMRPGNLERECVEEICDFEEAKEIFQNVEDTLAFWIKYFDGDQCEAPPLDHKCNNPCCGHGTCIDSLGSFSCFCDKGWEGRFCQEERQYHTCQVNNGGCVHYCLEEGDSRRCACAPGYQLADDHKRCKSTVNFPCGKLGRRMEKKRKNRDTDPEDELEQDPRIVNGTLTKQGDSPWQAILLDSKKKLACGGVLIHASWVLTAAHCMVNSKKLTVRLGEYDLRRRDHWELDLDIKEVLIHPNYSRITSDNDIALLRLAEPATLSKTIVPICLPNDGLAERELTQAGQETVVTGWGYQTDKDKDGRRNRTSILTFIRIPVAPRNDCIQAMNHVVSENMLCAGIIGDNRDACDGDSGGPMVVFFRGTWFLVGLVSWGEGCGQLNNYGVYTKVSRYLEWINSHIGSKGASPKGQGL
- the Proc gene encoding vitamin K-dependent protein C isoform X2, whose product is MAAPGRNCSFSLAHPGVSSSRMWQVRIFLLFLAAWGISSTPLDPVFSSSERAHQVLRAKRANTFLEEMRPGNLERECVEEICDFEEAKEIFQNVEDTLAFWIKYFDGDQCEAPPLDHKCNNPCCGHGTCIDSLGSFSCFCDKGWEGRFCQEERQYHTCQVNNGGCVHYCLEEGDSRRCACAPGYQLADDHKRCKSTVNFPCGKLGRRMEKKRKNRDTDPEDELEQDPRIVNGTLTKQGDSPWQAILLDSKKKLACGGVLIHASWVLTAAHCMVNSKKLTVRLGEYDLRRRDHWELDLDIKEVLIHPNYSRITSDNDIALLRLAEPATLSKTIVPICLPNDGLAERELTQAGQETVVTGWGYQTDKDKDGRRNRTSILTFIRIPVAPRNDCIQAMNHVVSENMLCAGIIGDNRDACDGDSGGPMVVFFRGTWFLVGLVSWGEGCGQLNNYGVYTKVSRYLEWINSHIGSKGASPKGQGL
- the Proc gene encoding vitamin K-dependent protein C isoform X3, which encodes MWQVRIFLLFLAAWGISSTPLADPVFSSSERAHQVLRAKRANTFLEEMRPGNLERECVEEICDFEEAKEIFQNVEDTLAFWIKYFDGDQCEAPPLDHKCNNPCCGHGTCIDSLGSFSCFCDKGWEGRFCQEERQYHTCQVNNGGCVHYCLEEGDSRRCACAPGYQLADDHKRCKSTVNFPCGKLGRRMEKKRKNRDTDPEDELEQDPRIVNGTLTKQGDSPWQAILLDSKKKLACGGVLIHASWVLTAAHCMVNSKKLTVRLGEYDLRRRDHWELDLDIKEVLIHPNYSRITSDNDIALLRLAEPATLSKTIVPICLPNDGLAERELTQAGQETVVTGWGYQTDKDKDGRRNRTSILTFIRIPVAPRNDCIQAMNHVVSENMLCAGIIGDNRDACDGDSGGPMVVFFRGTWFLVGLVSWGEGCGQLNNYGVYTKVSRYLEWINSHIGSKGASPKGQGL